In a single window of the Patescibacteria group bacterium genome:
- a CDS encoding sortase encodes MTKVLNYVWLILLGGGLLILALVYWPIVNEEIRYRNLENKRGKELTIPKTITPVSEEFGLVIPKLELNVKVFSNVDANNPQEYLPILTKGVAHAKGSILPNETGNVFIFGHSSDTPLNVSRYNAVFYLISKLEKNDEIIVYYNSLKYAYRVTDKKIVSPDKVAETLQNLQGETLTLQTCYPAGTTLYRLLVLAKK; translated from the coding sequence ATGACTAAGGTTTTAAATTATGTCTGGCTGATTTTGCTTGGCGGAGGTCTTCTTATTTTGGCTTTAGTTTATTGGCCGATTGTCAATGAGGAAATCCGCTACCGAAACCTGGAAAATAAAAGAGGCAAAGAATTAACCATTCCCAAAACAATAACCCCGGTTTCCGAAGAATTCGGTTTGGTTATCCCTAAGCTGGAACTCAATGTGAAAGTTTTTAGCAACGTTGATGCGAACAACCCTCAGGAATATTTACCGATTTTAACCAAAGGCGTGGCTCACGCTAAGGGAAGCATCCTGCCAAATGAGACGGGTAATGTTTTTATTTTCGGCCATTCAAGCGATACGCCCTTAAACGTCAGTCGTTATAACGCCGTTTTTTATCTCATCTCCAAACTGGAAAAAAATGACGAGATTATCGTTTACTATAATTCTCTTAAATACGCCTATAGGGTAACCGATAAAAAAATTGTCAGTCCCGATAAAGTCGCCGAAACATTACAAAATCTTCAGGGAGAAACTTTAACTTTGCAAACCTGTTATCCAGCCGGAACCACTCTTTATCGTCTTTTGGTTTTGGCCAAAAAATGA
- a CDS encoding L-threonylcarbamoyladenylate synthase codes for MKTNEKLPLAVEIIKNGGLVIFPTDTAFGIGCRMDDACAVARLFKIRKRPKFQATPVLVGSREMAQSYLQPIDEKVQALMRACWPGALTLILPCRPEKVLPLVRGGNQTLGVRMPNHEVPLSIIYSINVPILGPSANFHGRPTPYKFTDLDPELVKLVDLVLPGECSLKKASTVLDCSVKPWKIIRQGAVDTMI; via the coding sequence ATGAAAACGAACGAAAAATTACCATTAGCCGTTGAAATTATCAAAAACGGCGGCCTTGTTATTTTCCCAACAGATACCGCTTTTGGTATTGGTTGCCGGATGGATGATGCTTGCGCCGTGGCCAGACTTTTTAAAATTCGCAAGCGGCCTAAGTTCCAGGCTACGCCGGTTTTAGTCGGATCCAGGGAAATGGCGCAAAGCTACCTGCAGCCGATTGATGAAAAGGTTCAAGCCTTAATGCGGGCTTGTTGGCCGGGAGCTCTGACCTTAATTTTGCCTTGCCGGCCTGAAAAAGTCCTTCCCTTAGTGCGTGGGGGAAATCAAACTTTGGGCGTGAGGATGCCCAACCATGAGGTTCCCTTATCTATTATATATAGTATAAACGTTCCTATCTTAGGTCCGTCGGCCAATTTTCATGGGCGGCCGACGCCTTATAAATTTACCGATTTGGATCCAGAGCTAGTTAAGTTAGTCGATTTGGTCTTGCCCGGCGAGTGTTCATTAAAAAAAGCCTCGACGGTTCTTGATTGTTCGGTTAAGCCTTGGAAAATCATCCGCCAGGGTGCCGTTGATACTATGATTTAA
- the tsaE gene encoding tRNA (adenosine(37)-N6)-threonylcarbamoyltransferase complex ATPase subunit type 1 TsaE translates to MEIIFTKSAEQTQKLGEKFAQDLKSGGIICLYGDLGSGKTTFVQGLARGLGIKQRILSPTFLIVREYPNFYHLDLYRLQKSEEIADLGFREMIENPQNVVVIEWAEKAKNLLPKERIEINFEIVNENERKITISR, encoded by the coding sequence ATGGAAATTATTTTTACCAAAAGCGCCGAGCAAACTCAAAAATTGGGTGAAAAATTCGCTCAGGATTTAAAAAGCGGCGGCATAATTTGCCTTTACGGTGATTTAGGCAGCGGGAAAACCACTTTTGTTCAAGGCTTGGCCCGTGGTTTAGGGATCAAACAGCGGATTTTGTCGCCGACTTTTTTAATCGTTAGAGAATACCCGAATTTTTATCATCTTGATTTATACCGGCTTCAAAAAAGCGAGGAGATTGCCGATTTAGGATTTCGGGAAATGATCGAAAATCCCCAAAATGTGGTTGTTATTGAATGGGCCGAAAAAGCCAAAAATCTTTTGCCTAAAGAAAGAATTGAGATAAACTTTGAAATTGTCAATGAAAACGAACGAAAAATTACCATTAGCCGTTGA
- a CDS encoding VanZ family protein, translated as MIKKLALLWSPVFLWCVVIFYLSSLRVKPPTGTILDIILPYFVHLGEYGILFLLTWRASKKVAASLIFGIFYAFSDELHQAFVPTRTPDIIDVLTDAVGMILAWLIIWKLFLPKAPSKLKNWVKNSLRI; from the coding sequence ATGATCAAAAAACTCGCCTTGCTTTGGTCGCCGGTTTTTCTTTGGTGTGTTGTTATTTTTTATCTTTCGTCTTTAAGAGTCAAGCCGCCGACAGGGACAATTTTGGATATTATTTTGCCGTATTTCGTTCATCTGGGCGAATACGGAATTTTATTTCTTTTAACCTGGCGGGCCAGTAAAAAGGTCGCCGCCTCTTTAATCTTTGGGATTTTTTACGCTTTTTCCGATGAATTGCATCAGGCTTTTGTTCCGACCAGAACTCCTGATATAATTGACGTCTTAACCGACGCTGTCGGGATGATTTTAGCTTGGTTAATAATATGGAAATTATTTTTACCAAAAGCGCCGAGCAAACTCAAAAATTGGGTGAAAAATTCGCTCAGGATTTAA